The proteins below are encoded in one region of Paraburkholderia aromaticivorans:
- a CDS encoding YXWGXW repeat-containing protein, which translates to MTSTQPVRLLTAMLTAALTCAATLSAAPAFAQAVIVAPMAPPSPRVEVVPAPRAGYAWDPGHWRWAQGRYVWVGGHWQAVRVGHRWVPGHWVARGPNWRWVEGHWA; encoded by the coding sequence ATGACATCCACCCAACCGGTTCGCCTGCTCACCGCCATGCTGACCGCCGCGCTGACCTGCGCCGCCACACTCAGCGCCGCGCCGGCCTTCGCGCAGGCGGTGATCGTCGCGCCGATGGCGCCGCCGTCGCCGCGCGTCGAAGTGGTGCCGGCGCCGCGTGCCGGTTACGCATGGGATCCGGGCCACTGGCGTTGGGCCCAGGGCCGTTATGTCTGGGTGGGCGGCCACTGGCAGGCGGTGCGCGTCGGTCATCGCTGGGTGCCGGGGCACTGGGTAGCGCGTGGTCCGAACTGGCGTTGGGTGGAAGGCCATTGGGCATGA
- a CDS encoding phospholipase C: MFRRTLLPIPFAALLTLAACGNNSVSTPAPVVSAQDAVATTTPIKHVVVIFGENVSFDHYFGTYPNASNPTGEPQFVAATGTPTVNNLSSNNLITANPNALATSPNTAGRTVGSVTIAGLGLPAADLLPFRLDRSQANTSSQNHAYAAEELAYNNGAMDAFPLFTAATSTIAGSTGAFATKGQVLGYFDGNTVTALWNYAQNFAMNQNAYTDTYGPSTPGALEVVSGQNNGVVVTGGTSANAIPDSAGSFTMIGDLDPTGDVCTISAKSTPTGAMSSNNKNIGDLLNAKGLTWGGFMGGFNLQTVNANGTTGCLRSTFSQVLNATKADYVQHHAWFQYYASTANLAHTRPSSTAMIGSADPLDNSATPVHHQYDTDDFFAAVKAGNYPSVSFLKAPAIGDGHPGNSDPIDEQAFVTKVVNFLQQQPDWKNTAVIIAYDDSDGWYDHRFKAPTSASFDSTTAQSAGGKTVAGTDNLSGVGQCTAAGAVQPQGVNGGAVNGRCGPGTRTPFIVVSPWAKVNFVDDTPITQASVVRFIEDNWLGGQRLGGGSFDATAGSIMNMFNFTGSGNNPALFLDQNLGTKLAAAPAS, from the coding sequence ATGTTCCGTAGAACCCTCTTACCCATCCCGTTTGCAGCGCTGCTTACGCTCGCAGCTTGCGGCAACAACAGCGTGAGCACGCCTGCACCGGTGGTATCGGCTCAGGACGCCGTGGCCACGACCACGCCGATCAAGCACGTCGTGGTGATTTTCGGCGAGAACGTTTCGTTCGATCACTACTTCGGCACCTACCCGAACGCTTCCAACCCGACGGGCGAGCCACAATTCGTGGCGGCCACAGGCACGCCGACGGTCAACAACCTCAGCAGCAACAACCTGATCACGGCCAACCCGAACGCGCTGGCCACCTCGCCGAACACGGCGGGCCGCACGGTCGGCAGCGTGACGATCGCGGGCCTGGGCCTGCCGGCCGCCGATCTGCTGCCGTTCCGCCTGGACCGCTCGCAAGCCAATACGTCGAGCCAGAACCACGCCTACGCGGCCGAAGAGCTCGCCTATAACAACGGCGCGATGGACGCGTTCCCGCTCTTCACGGCAGCCACTTCGACGATCGCCGGCAGCACCGGCGCGTTCGCCACGAAGGGCCAGGTGCTCGGCTACTTCGACGGCAACACGGTCACGGCGCTGTGGAACTACGCGCAGAACTTCGCGATGAACCAGAACGCGTACACGGACACGTATGGTCCGTCGACGCCGGGTGCGCTCGAAGTGGTATCCGGTCAGAACAACGGCGTCGTCGTGACCGGCGGCACGTCGGCCAATGCGATTCCCGACTCGGCAGGCAGCTTCACGATGATCGGCGACCTCGACCCGACCGGCGACGTCTGCACGATCTCGGCAAAGAGCACGCCGACCGGCGCGATGTCGTCGAATAACAAGAACATCGGCGACCTGCTCAACGCGAAGGGTCTGACGTGGGGCGGCTTCATGGGCGGCTTCAATCTGCAGACCGTCAACGCCAACGGCACGACTGGCTGCTTGCGCTCGACCTTCTCGCAAGTGCTGAACGCGACCAAGGCCGACTACGTGCAGCATCACGCGTGGTTCCAGTATTACGCGAGCACGGCCAACCTGGCGCATACGCGTCCGTCGTCGACGGCGATGATCGGCTCCGCCGATCCGCTCGACAACTCGGCAACGCCGGTGCACCACCAGTACGACACCGACGACTTCTTCGCCGCGGTGAAGGCGGGCAACTATCCGTCGGTGAGCTTCCTGAAGGCGCCGGCGATTGGCGACGGCCATCCGGGCAACTCGGATCCGATCGACGAACAGGCTTTCGTGACCAAGGTGGTCAACTTCCTGCAACAACAGCCTGACTGGAAGAACACCGCCGTGATCATCGCCTACGACGATTCGGACGGCTGGTACGACCACCGTTTCAAGGCACCGACGAGCGCATCGTTCGATTCGACCACGGCGCAATCCGCGGGCGGCAAGACGGTGGCGGGCACCGACAACCTGAGCGGCGTGGGTCAGTGCACGGCAGCAGGCGCAGTACAGCCGCAAGGCGTGAACGGCGGCGCGGTGAACGGCCGTTGCGGTCCGGGTACGCGGACGCCGTTTATCGTGGTGTCGCCGTGGGCGAAGGTCAACTTCGTCGACGATACGCCGATCACCCAGGCCTCCGTGGTGCGCTTCATCGAGGACAACTGGCTGGGCGGTCAACGCCTCGGCGGCGGTTCGTTCGACGCGACGGCGGGCAGCATCATGAACATGTTCAACTTCACGGGCTCCGGCAACAATCCGGCGCTGTTCCTGGATCAGAACCTGGGTACCAAGCTCGCAGCCGCGCCGGCGAGCTGA